One Coccinella septempunctata chromosome 1, icCocSept1.1, whole genome shotgun sequence DNA window includes the following coding sequences:
- the LOC123318369 gene encoding general odorant-binding protein 19d-like has translation MLKFFVVVAIALVSVNGFSKELKQKFLDKINQDGSACAAEVGASEDDINELKSHKFPSRHEGECLIFCLHKRFNMMHDDGTINTEGAIETMKPLKEEDPELYDKFMTIGRRCTEEVQTQEDKCKYATELVQCAVKKGREIGLDEALLE, from the exons ATGCTCAAGTTTTTTGTGGTAGTTGCGATTGCTCTTGTTTCCGTGAACGGG TTCAGCAAAGAACTGAAACAAAAGTTTCTCGACAAAATCAATCAGGATGGAAGTGCTTGTGCAGCTGAAGTTGGAGCAAGTGAAG ACGATATCAATGAATTGAAGTCCCATAAATTCCCTTCACGACACGAGGGTGAATGTCTGATTTTCTGCTTGCACAAACGTTTTAACATG ATGCACGATGATGGAACAATCAATACCGAGGGAGCCATAGAAACAATGAAACCTTTGAAGGAAGAGGATCCGGAACTGTACGATAAGTTTATGACAATCGGAAGGCGTTGTACCGaagaag ttCAAACTCAGGAAGATAAATGCAAGTACGCTACAGAATTGGTACAGTGTGCTGTGAAGAAAGGAAGAGAG ATTGGACTGGACGAGGCACTACTTgaatag